The nucleotide sequence CTATTGAGGGCCTAATCTGGCCATTTACTACTTTTCATTCAGCAAATTGGCATCCGATTACCTGGCTTTCTCATATGCTGGATTACGAGCTGTATGGATTGCACCCAATGGGACACCATTGGACTAATTTACAGTTTCATATTGCAAACACCTTGTTACTGTTTTTCATCCTTTTTAAGATGACAGGAGCGCTATGGAGGAGCGCTTTTGTCGCAGCTCTTTTTGCATTGCATCCGCTTCACGTGGAATCTGTTGCATGGGTGGCGGAAAGAAAAGATGTGCTCAGCACTTTTTTCTGGTTGCTTACTATGCTGGCTTATTTGCGGTACGTTGAGAAACCGGCATTGATCAGATATTTTATGATTCTGCTTTTTTTTGTTCTGGGTCTCATGTCCAAACCGATGCTTGTAACCCTGCCATTTGTACTCCTTTTGCTGGACTTATGGCCGCTTAAAAGATTTCAATTTGAGAATAATCGTCTATCGCAATCCAAAGGAAAAACATGCTTTAACTTTAAAGAATCTTTTAGACTTATTGTGGAAAAAACCCCTTTCTTTATACTGGTAGCTATTTCATGCATTTTGACTTTTTTTGCTCAGAAAAGCGATGGGGCATTAGTACCTTTAGGGTCTTTGTCGCTGAAAACCCGTATCGCAAATGCACTTATTTCCTATGTAAGCTATGCTTTTCAAGCAATCTGGCCCATCAATCTGGCGGTTTATTATCCGCATCCGCTAGACACACTGCCTGTTTGGCAGATTTGTGGAGCAGCCTTGTTGATTGCTGGTGTATTTATTGGAGCAATATACTTGTTAAGGGAATATAGTTATATAGCGGTTGGATTATTCTGGTATTTTGGAACCCTTATACCGGTAATCGGATTAGTACAAGTCAGCGATCAGGCAATGGCGGATCGATATACCTATATGCCACTGACAGGGCTATTTATTATTGTTGCATGGGGTATTCCAGACCTTCTGGTGAAATGGCATTATCGGAAAATTTTCCTTGGAATATCTGCTGTAATAATCCTTTCGGCCTTGACAGTGTGTACTTTTTTCCAGACAAGTCATTGGAAAAACACCATTACATTATTTGAAAATGTCGTTAAAGTAACTGAAAATAACTATAAAGCGCTAAACAATCTGGGAGTTGCCCTTATTGATAAAAAAAAATATGATGAGGCACTTTTATATTTTGTTGAAGCACTCAGAATCAATTCTCAGAAACCAGACGCGCGCAATAATCTGGCAAATGTATTATTTCTGCAGGGAAAGCCTGTTGAAGCAATTTCCCATTATAATGAGATTTTAAAATTCAATCCTAAGAAACCAGACGCGCACAATAATCTGGCAAATGTGTTGTCTGCTCAGGGAAAGTTTGATGAAGCTGTTTCACACTATAAAGAAGCGATTAGAATTAATCCTGAATATGCTGATGCGCACTATAATCTGGCAAATGTGTTGTCTGATCAGGGAAAGCTTGATGAAGCTGTTTCACACTATAAAGAAGCGATTGAAATTAATCCTGAATATGCAAAAGCATACTATTATCTTGGCAATGTCTTGATAAATCAGAAAAAAGTGAAAGAAGCTATGTTTCATTTTGCTGAAGCGATCAGAATTAATCCCGACTATGCTGAAGCATATAATAAAATTGGTCTTATACTGGCATGGCAGGGAAAATATAAAAAAGCCAAAGTATTTTTTTCAAAGGCAATACAAGTCAGACCCAACTATACGGAAGCACTGAAAAATATTGCAATATCAGAGAAAAATCTATCATCTCAATAGGCCCAGGCCGGGTTACACCAATGTTGACCGGATTGCGAGGAGCTTCACTATAATTTAAAAAACGCTCTTTTTATGCGGAAGAATGGGAAAGCAGAAGAGAATGATCAAAAAAGACTGGGACAGTAGAACTGTAACATTCCTGTTGTACATGACGATCTTCGGCTTTGTGATTACCGAAGTTTTGCTTAATCTGACTCCTCCCATATCCCGTGACGCCCTTATTCATCATCTGGCTGTTCCCAAGCTCTGGCTCCTGCATGGAGGATTTTATGAGATTCCCTGGGCGGATTTTTCATACTTTCCCATGAACATTGATCTTCTTTATCTTATCTCTCTCTATTTCAAAAACGATATAGTCCCAAAGTTTATCCATTTTGCATTCGGTCTTGGGACCGGACTGCTGGTCTATTGCTATCTTAAGAACAGGTCGGCTAAAAACTGGGGGCTTCTGGGTTTTCTGATCTTTTTCAGTACTCCGGTTATTATCCGTCTTTCAACCGCGGCCTATGTGGACCTCGGGATGACCTTTTTTACAACAGCAAGTATCCTTGCATTTGTCAGATGGCGTGATGGGAATTATAAAGATACAAAATGGCTTATTATATCCGCCGTCTGCATGGGGCTTGCGGCTGGATCCAAGTATAATGCCTTGATCGCATGGCTGTTTTTAAATTTGATGATTGTTTTCTGTTATTCAAGGGATACAGAGAATGGATCAGGGGCATTAAAATCCGGCGTAATGTTTTTTGCAATTGCTCTTCTGGTTGTCTCGCCCTGGTATATTAAAAACTATATTTTGACCGGAAACCCCATCTACCCGCTTTTTGATCAGGTTTTCAGATTTTTTCATCACGCAGGTGAAAATGGCGCGGGCATAGCTGCAGCAGCGGATAGCAGATGGGCATCCAATATTTTTCAGAGAAGAGAGATTGTGTTTGGCGAGACTTTCCTGGAAACTATTTTTATTCCAATAAGAATATTTTTTCAAGGAAAGGATGGCTCTGTCCAATACTTTGATGGCTCTTTGAACCCTATCCTAATAATTATGCTTCCTTTTGC is from Anaerolineae bacterium and encodes:
- a CDS encoding phospholipid carrier-dependent glycosyltransferase, with amino-acid sequence MIKKDWDSRTVTFLLYMTIFGFVITEVLLNLTPPISRDALIHHLAVPKLWLLHGGFYEIPWADFSYFPMNIDLLYLISLYFKNDIVPKFIHFAFGLGTGLLVYCYLKNRSAKNWGLLGFLIFFSTPVIIRLSTAAYVDLGMTFFTTASILAFVRWRDGNYKDTKWLIISAVCMGLAAGSKYNALIAWLFLNLMIVFCYSRDTENGSGALKSGVMFFAIALLVVSPWYIKNYILTGNPIYPLFDQVFRFFHHAGENGAGIAAAADSRWASNIFQRREIVFGETFLETIFIPIRIFFQGKDGSVQYFDGSLNPILIIMLPFAFINRDLNRDKVFFLLFSGFFIFIACFLAVIRIRYILPVIPFLAILSVIGIKNVAECVGKKSSMIRRAGLIGIPVIVIILISFNFIYVKNYFNSIQPVKYILNQETKDEFLSRNAESYSAMRYINGNLPDDARIFLMFLGGRGYYLDRPYYYEKSFGMNTINGMVKASVDKQNFQAYLQSLDCTHVLMRIDLFNKYLNDNFPEKTIVRVLDLVKEYWNPIYESNGYAVYKLPLSASSNIF
- a CDS encoding tetratricopeptide repeat protein; protein product: IEGLIWPFTTFHSANWHPITWLSHMLDYELYGLHPMGHHWTNLQFHIANTLLLFFILFKMTGALWRSAFVAALFALHPLHVESVAWVAERKDVLSTFFWLLTMLAYLRYVEKPALIRYFMILLFFVLGLMSKPMLVTLPFVLLLLDLWPLKRFQFENNRLSQSKGKTCFNFKESFRLIVEKTPFFILVAISCILTFFAQKSDGALVPLGSLSLKTRIANALISYVSYAFQAIWPINLAVYYPHPLDTLPVWQICGAALLIAGVFIGAIYLLREYSYIAVGLFWYFGTLIPVIGLVQVSDQAMADRYTYMPLTGLFIIVAWGIPDLLVKWHYRKIFLGISAVIILSALTVCTFFQTSHWKNTITLFENVVKVTENNYKALNNLGVALIDKKKYDEALLYFVEALRINSQKPDARNNLANVLFLQGKPVEAISHYNEILKFNPKKPDAHNNLANVLSAQGKFDEAVSHYKEAIRINPEYADAHYNLANVLSDQGKLDEAVSHYKEAIEINPEYAKAYYYLGNVLINQKKVKEAMFHFAEAIRINPDYAEAYNKIGLILAWQGKYKKAKVFFSKAIQVRPNYTEALKNIAISEKNLSSQ